In a genomic window of Paracoccaceae bacterium:
- a CDS encoding universal stress protein → MFKTITVGFDGSGPSENALRLACDLASKYDSEIHVLHTPKPETVAFAMGAVAGYHVATTMPSTEEVAESAQKLLDQAKKIAAESNQTSIVAEVGEGDAAESLLEHAKAVNSDLIVTGRRGLGNLSALVLGSTSQRVGHLAHCAHLTVM, encoded by the coding sequence GTGTTCAAGACAATTACAGTTGGTTTTGATGGGTCTGGCCCATCTGAAAATGCGTTGCGTCTGGCATGTGATCTGGCGTCTAAGTATGATTCTGAAATTCATGTTTTGCATACGCCCAAGCCTGAAACAGTTGCCTTCGCCATGGGGGCTGTGGCGGGGTATCACGTTGCGACGACCATGCCATCGACCGAAGAAGTCGCCGAAAGTGCTCAGAAACTGCTGGATCAGGCGAAGAAAATCGCAGCTGAGTCAAACCAAACGTCAATTGTGGCTGAAGTGGGAGAAGGAGACGCTGCAGAATCGTTGCTGGAGCATGCGAAGGCGGTGAATTCAGATCTGATCGTAACCGGGCGACGCGGCTTGGGGAACTTATCCGCGCTGGTCTTGGGCAGCACATCCCAGAGGGTCGGGCACCTTGCGCATTGCGCTCACCTGACTGTGATGTAG
- a CDS encoding molybdenum cofactor biosynthesis protein MoaE, with protein sequence MRISVQEAPFDPGQEATAFAAGRSDIGAVVTFTGVVRDTGEQTLNAMEIEHYPGMTEAALREIATQAERRWSLGDVLVIHRYGHLKPAEMIMMVATAARHRKDAFEAAEFLMDYLKSRAPFWKREVTDEGASWVDARSEDEDALNRW encoded by the coding sequence ATGCGGATTTCGGTTCAGGAAGCGCCTTTTGATCCGGGGCAGGAGGCCACGGCATTTGCCGCAGGGCGTAGCGATATCGGCGCGGTGGTGACGTTCACGGGGGTCGTGCGCGATACGGGTGAACAAACGCTCAATGCGATGGAAATTGAACACTACCCTGGCATGACCGAAGCGGCGCTGAGAGAGATCGCCACACAAGCGGAAAGGCGATGGTCCTTGGGAGATGTGTTGGTCATCCACAGATATGGTCATCTGAAGCCAGCGGAGATGATTATGATGGTGGCCACAGCTGCGCGGCACCGCAAGGATGCTTTTGAAGCAGCTGAATTTCTGATGGACTACCTGAAATCCCGCGCGCCTTTCTGGAAACGGGAAGTGACCGATGAAGGCGCGTCCTGGGTCGATGCGCGCAGTGAGGACGAGGATGCGTTAAACCGCTGGTGA
- the moaD gene encoding molybdopterin converting factor subunit 1, with protein MNVLYFAWVRERIGVPREDVETSAETVSELVDELVAREDRYAAAFGDRSALRVALDQELSDFDAKLEGVREVAFFPPMTGG; from the coding sequence ATGAATGTGCTGTATTTTGCCTGGGTCCGCGAACGGATCGGGGTGCCGCGTGAAGATGTTGAAACTTCGGCTGAGACCGTTTCCGAACTGGTGGACGAACTGGTCGCGCGCGAGGACCGCTATGCTGCGGCCTTTGGCGACCGCTCCGCCCTGCGCGTGGCGCTCGATCAGGAACTCAGTGATTTTGATGCCAAGCTTGAAGGGGTTCGGGAGGTTGCATTTTTCCCACCAATGACAGGCGGATAG
- the pgsA gene encoding CDP-diacylglycerol--glycerol-3-phosphate 3-phosphatidyltransferase yields the protein MTMTLPNLLTIVRLIAAPMVAVMFLYFTRPYADWFALVLFVSAAVTDWFDGYLARAWKQETKLGAMLDPIADKAMVVIALMVIIGFSSYSPWLVLPATVILFREVFVSGLREFLGETAGTLKVTQLAKWKTTCQMIAIAVLFSHGVFEHYLGMSAFGMDQDLVNEIFAGAQPDLQGLRWKHMAMEWAGISGLVLLWLAAALTLITGVDYLMKSLPHLKDER from the coding sequence ATGACGATGACCCTGCCCAATTTACTGACAATTGTCAGATTGATTGCAGCGCCGATGGTGGCTGTGATGTTCCTTTATTTTACAAGGCCTTATGCTGATTGGTTCGCGTTGGTGCTTTTTGTGTCGGCCGCTGTGACAGATTGGTTTGATGGATATCTGGCGCGGGCCTGGAAACAGGAAACCAAGCTGGGTGCGATGCTGGACCCAATTGCGGACAAGGCCATGGTGGTCATTGCGCTGATGGTGATCATCGGGTTCTCCAGTTACTCGCCCTGGCTGGTCTTGCCAGCCACTGTGATCCTGTTTCGGGAGGTTTTCGTATCTGGCCTGCGCGAGTTTCTTGGTGAAACTGCGGGCACATTGAAGGTGACACAATTGGCAAAATGGAAGACCACCTGCCAGATGATTGCGATTGCAGTTCTGTTTTCCCACGGCGTTTTTGAGCACTATCTGGGCATGTCTGCCTTTGGGATGGATCAGGATCTGGTGAATGAGATTTTCGCAGGTGCGCAACCGGACCTGCAAGGTCTGCGCTGGAAACATATGGCAATGGAGTGGGCGGGGATTTCGGGCCTTGTTCTGTTGTGGCTCGCGGCGGCGTTGACGTTGATCACGGGAGTGGATTATTTGATGAAATCGCTGCCTCATCTAAAGGACGAACGCTGA
- the uvrC gene encoding excinuclease ABC subunit UvrC, whose product MTEPVNTQPQDADTGAKVIQGYLKTLDTSPGVYRMLDGESRVLYVGKARNLRARVSNYARPTGHSARIARMISNTASMMFLTTRTETEALLLEQNLIKQLKPKFNVLLRDDKSFPNILVTADHDFPQIKKHRGAKKEKGSYYGPFASAGAVNRTLNQLQRVFLLRDCSNAMFESRTRPCLQYQIKRCSAPCVGKISAEDYLQTVQDAEKFLVGKTTDIQARLAREMSSASEAMEFERAAALRDRIKALTQVQTAQGINPKGVSEADIIALHMEGGQACVQVFFIRANQNWGNRDYYPRVGPDVDAAEVLEAFIGQFYDTKEPPRQLILSNEIENPDLMADALSGKLGRKVELMVPKRGEKAELIEGALRNARESLARKMAETATQARLMKGIADTFDLKTPPERIEVYDNSHIQGAFAVGAMIVAGSEGFMKNQYRKFNIRGDDLTPGDDFGMMKEVLTRRFKRLIKEDPERKAGQWPDLLLIDGGAGQVSAVREILCTYGVEDIPMVGVAKGVDRDAGKEEFYRTGKPTFALRHNDPILYFIQRMRDEAHRFAIGTHRAKRAKSVGATPLDDVPGVGASRKRALLAHFGSAKAVARANLNDLKAVDGVSGALAEKIYDFFHERG is encoded by the coding sequence ATGACCGAACCAGTTAACACTCAGCCTCAGGATGCAGACACCGGTGCCAAGGTAATTCAGGGGTATCTGAAGACCCTTGATACATCGCCGGGTGTCTACCGAATGCTGGATGGGGAAAGTCGCGTTTTATATGTGGGCAAGGCGCGAAACCTGCGCGCACGGGTCAGCAATTATGCGCGCCCGACCGGGCATTCTGCGCGGATTGCCCGGATGATCTCAAACACCGCGTCGATGATGTTTTTGACCACGCGCACAGAAACCGAAGCCCTGCTGCTTGAGCAAAACCTGATCAAGCAACTCAAGCCAAAATTCAATGTTCTGCTGCGCGACGACAAGAGCTTTCCCAATATTCTGGTGACGGCGGATCATGATTTTCCCCAAATCAAGAAACATCGCGGTGCCAAAAAGGAGAAGGGGAGTTATTACGGACCCTTTGCTTCGGCGGGGGCGGTAAATCGCACGCTCAATCAACTCCAGCGCGTTTTTCTTTTGCGGGATTGTTCCAATGCCATGTTTGAGAGCCGGACACGGCCCTGTTTGCAGTATCAGATCAAGCGATGCTCAGCCCCTTGTGTCGGCAAAATCAGCGCGGAGGATTACCTTCAGACCGTTCAGGATGCCGAGAAATTTCTGGTTGGGAAAACAACCGACATTCAGGCGCGTTTGGCCCGCGAGATGTCAAGCGCCTCCGAGGCAATGGAATTTGAACGCGCAGCGGCTCTGCGCGACCGCATCAAGGCGCTCACACAGGTTCAGACAGCGCAGGGCATCAACCCCAAAGGCGTGTCGGAGGCCGACATCATTGCGTTGCACATGGAGGGCGGGCAAGCCTGTGTGCAGGTGTTTTTCATTCGCGCCAATCAGAACTGGGGCAACCGGGATTATTATCCGCGTGTTGGACCTGATGTGGATGCCGCCGAAGTGCTCGAAGCTTTCATTGGGCAATTTTACGATACCAAGGAGCCGCCAAGGCAATTGATCCTGAGCAATGAGATCGAGAACCCGGATCTGATGGCGGATGCTTTGAGTGGCAAGCTTGGGCGCAAGGTTGAGCTCATGGTGCCCAAAAGAGGCGAAAAAGCTGAGCTGATAGAAGGCGCGTTGCGCAATGCCCGAGAATCGCTCGCGCGCAAGATGGCGGAAACCGCGACGCAGGCACGATTGATGAAAGGGATTGCCGACACCTTTGATCTGAAGACGCCACCAGAACGCATCGAGGTCTATGACAACTCCCATATCCAGGGCGCCTTTGCCGTGGGTGCCATGATTGTGGCCGGGTCAGAGGGTTTCATGAAAAACCAGTATCGGAAATTCAACATCCGGGGCGATGACCTGACGCCCGGTGATGATTTTGGGATGATGAAAGAGGTTCTGACGCGGCGGTTCAAACGGTTGATCAAGGAGGACCCGGAACGCAAGGCGGGGCAGTGGCCTGACCTTTTGCTGATCGACGGGGGGGCGGGCCAGGTCAGTGCCGTGCGCGAGATTCTGTGCACATATGGCGTGGAAGACATTCCAATGGTCGGGGTGGCAAAGGGTGTGGACAGAGACGCAGGGAAGGAGGAATTCTACCGTACCGGAAAGCCGACCTTTGCCCTGCGCCACAATGATCCGATCCTTTATTTTATTCAGCGTATGCGCGATGAGGCGCATCGCTTTGCCATCGGAACACATCGCGCAAAACGCGCAAAATCAGTCGGAGCAACGCCATTGGATGACGTGCCCGGTGTGGGAGCTTCGCGCAAGCGCGCGCTGCTGGCGCATTTTGGATCTGCCAAGGCGGTTGCACGTGCCAACCTGAATGATCTGAAAGCGGTGGATGGTGTTTCCGGTGCTTTGGCGGAAAAGATTTATGATTTCTTTCATGAACGCGGTTGA
- a CDS encoding SDR family oxidoreductase: MGTALVTGAGHRIGRAMAVYLAQRGYDVGVHYASSDRGARETVTMIEKLGRRAIAIQADLLEDAQTEALFAQTLEALGGPVTCLINNASIFEYDTVESATRETWDRHMQSNLRAPFLLTQAMAAQGLEPTTDAAGEPRAAALIVNMVDQRVRKLTPEFMTYTLAKMGLWAMTRTTAQALAPAIRVNGIGPGPTLQGGRQSSDHFAQQRANTTLERGSNPEDMTAALGYFLDAPAVTGQLLCVDGGQHLAWQTPDVLGVE; encoded by the coding sequence ATGGGCACAGCACTCGTAACAGGAGCAGGGCACCGCATCGGGCGCGCCATGGCCGTTTACCTGGCACAACGCGGGTATGATGTTGGTGTGCATTATGCCTCCTCAGACCGGGGCGCGCGCGAAACGGTGACGATGATCGAAAAGCTCGGGCGTCGCGCCATTGCGATCCAGGCTGACCTGCTGGAAGATGCCCAAACTGAGGCGCTCTTTGCGCAAACGCTCGAAGCTCTTGGCGGGCCAGTCACCTGCCTGATCAACAATGCTTCGATTTTTGAATATGATACGGTTGAGAGTGCCACGCGCGAGACGTGGGACCGCCATATGCAAAGCAATCTGCGTGCGCCGTTCTTGTTGACGCAGGCCATGGCAGCACAAGGGCTAGAGCCGACGACGGACGCTGCCGGTGAGCCGCGCGCTGCCGCTCTGATTGTCAATATGGTCGACCAGCGCGTGCGAAAACTGACACCGGAATTCATGACATACACGCTGGCGAAAATGGGTTTGTGGGCGATGACGCGCACCACGGCGCAAGCCTTGGCACCCGCCATCCGTGTCAACGGCATCGGGCCCGGTCCGACGCTTCAGGGCGGGCGGCAATCAAGCGATCACTTTGCGCAACAACGCGCAAATACGACGCTTGAGAGGGGGTCAAATCCCGAGGATATGACGGCAGCGTTGGGCTATTTTCTCGATGCGCCCGCCGTTACAGGTCAACTGCTCTGTGTCGATGGGGGACAGCACCTTGCATGGCAAACGCCAGACGTGTTGGGAGTAGAGTAA
- a CDS encoding calcium/sodium antiporter, producing the protein MMPWVLCGVGLTLLLLAGDALVKGAVNLSLRLGVPALIVSLTIVAFGTSAPELLISIQAIKDNAPGLALGNVVGSNTANILLVLGIPALLATMHTSECNTRKTYNFMILASLLFIALAFRGVYDWIAGLVLLAGLSLMLGDAFRDAHLHRQADKDEPEEEPEGADPNLPWWRIIVFLVLGLIGLPLGASLLVDNATIIAKTYGVSDTVIGLTLVAIGTSLPELATTVMAALRRQADVALGNVIGSNMFNLLAIIGIASFVGPIPVDPEFLRFDLWVMLGASVLLFPFVYLCWNITRFWGVVLSGLYVAYLVIVLSS; encoded by the coding sequence ATCATGCCGTGGGTTTTGTGCGGCGTTGGATTGACTTTATTGCTGCTGGCGGGCGACGCATTGGTCAAAGGTGCCGTCAACCTCAGCTTGCGTTTGGGGGTGCCTGCCCTGATCGTCAGCCTTACAATCGTTGCCTTTGGAACATCCGCGCCTGAATTGCTGATCTCCATTCAGGCGATCAAGGACAACGCTCCGGGGCTGGCGCTGGGCAATGTTGTCGGGTCAAACACGGCCAATATATTGCTCGTGCTCGGAATCCCGGCGTTGCTGGCAACCATGCACACATCGGAATGCAACACCCGCAAAACCTATAATTTCATGATTCTCGCGAGTTTGCTTTTCATCGCACTGGCTTTTCGCGGGGTATATGACTGGATCGCGGGTCTGGTCTTGCTGGCCGGACTGTCGCTGATGTTGGGGGACGCGTTCCGGGATGCCCATTTGCATCGCCAAGCGGACAAAGACGAACCCGAAGAGGAGCCTGAGGGCGCTGACCCTAACCTGCCTTGGTGGCGTATCATCGTGTTTTTGGTGCTGGGCCTGATCGGATTGCCTTTGGGCGCCAGTTTGTTGGTGGATAATGCCACGATCATAGCGAAAACCTATGGCGTCTCAGACACGGTAATCGGATTGACGCTGGTCGCGATCGGGACTTCGCTGCCGGAATTGGCAACAACCGTCATGGCCGCCCTGCGCAGGCAGGCTGATGTGGCTTTGGGCAATGTCATCGGATCCAACATGTTCAATCTTCTGGCCATCATTGGAATTGCCAGCTTTGTTGGTCCGATCCCGGTTGATCCGGAGTTTTTGAGATTTGATCTATGGGTCATGCTGGGGGCCTCTGTTCTTTTGTTTCCTTTCGTCTATCTGTGCTGGAATATCACGCGCTTCTGGGGGGTCGTGCTGAGCGGGCTCTATGTAGCCTACCTGGTGATTGTCCTCAGTTCTTGA
- a CDS encoding S49 family peptidase, with translation MKRWIPFLKSDPVVAILRLSGVISASGRGTLNDESLAPIVEKAFSRGKPAAVVLEVNSPGGSPVQSSLIGSRIRRLAEEKEIPVIAFVEDVAASGGYWLAAAADEIYADDSSVVGSIGVISASFGAHELLARQGIERRVYTAGKSKSMLDPFRPENPEDVERLKTLLEDIHANFKDHITTRRQGKLPEDRDLFTGEIWLARRAVDLGLIDGIGHLKPMMKLRFGDKVKFRRYGLRKPLLSRFGARIVGDALHSIEERSAFAQFGL, from the coding sequence ATGAAACGCTGGATACCTTTTCTCAAGTCAGACCCTGTGGTTGCAATCCTTCGCCTGTCAGGCGTGATCAGCGCATCAGGTCGTGGCACATTGAATGACGAAAGCCTCGCGCCCATCGTCGAAAAAGCCTTCTCTCGCGGCAAACCTGCCGCAGTTGTCCTGGAAGTGAACTCGCCGGGGGGTAGCCCGGTGCAATCCTCCTTGATCGGATCACGCATTCGCCGCTTGGCAGAGGAAAAGGAAATCCCCGTGATTGCCTTTGTCGAGGATGTCGCCGCCTCGGGTGGATACTGGCTGGCGGCGGCGGCTGACGAGATCTATGCGGATGACAGTTCCGTGGTCGGCTCGATTGGCGTGATCTCCGCGTCCTTTGGCGCGCATGAACTGCTGGCGCGACAGGGCATTGAACGCCGTGTGTACACCGCAGGCAAATCCAAATCCATGCTGGACCCCTTTCGGCCTGAAAATCCCGAAGATGTGGAACGTTTGAAAACCCTGCTTGAGGATATTCACGCCAATTTCAAGGATCACATAACGACACGGCGACAGGGTAAGCTGCCTGAGGATCGCGACCTTTTCACGGGAGAGATCTGGCTGGCGCGGCGCGCGGTTGATCTTGGCCTGATCGACGGTATCGGCCACCTCAAGCCAATGATGAAGCTGCGTTTTGGAGACAAGGTCAAGTTTCGCCGCTATGGGCTGCGCAAACCGCTTCTGTCCCGTTTTGGCGCGCGCATAGTTGGCGACGCGCTGCATAGTATCGAAGAGCGCAGTGCCTTTGCGCAGTTCGGCCTTTAG
- a CDS encoding ABC transporter permease — protein MNWMAVKSIYVFEMARFFRTLAQSFISPVLSTCLYFVVFGAAIGSRIQEVDGVSYGAFIVPGLIMLSVITQAISNASFGIYFPKFIGTIYELLSAPVSFLEIVAGYVGAAATKALFIGVIILITAFFFVDVTIAHPIAMVAFLLLTCLSFALLGFIIGIWAGNFEQLQLVPLLIVTPLVFLGGSFYSISMLPPVWQTISFFNPVVYLISGFRWAFFGTADVPIFLSLCAIAGFTGICMLVIWWIFKTGWRIRQ, from the coding sequence ATGAATTGGATGGCGGTAAAATCCATTTATGTATTTGAAATGGCGCGTTTCTTTCGCACTCTGGCACAGAGTTTCATCTCTCCGGTGCTCTCAACCTGCCTGTATTTTGTTGTCTTTGGCGCGGCCATCGGCAGCCGGATCCAGGAAGTCGACGGTGTGAGTTATGGTGCCTTTATCGTCCCGGGACTGATCATGCTTTCAGTGATCACACAGGCAATTTCAAATGCCTCCTTCGGGATCTATTTTCCCAAATTCATCGGCACGATTTATGAGTTGCTCTCCGCACCGGTCAGCTTTCTGGAAATCGTTGCGGGCTATGTTGGTGCTGCGGCCACCAAAGCGCTGTTCATCGGCGTAATCATCCTGATCACCGCGTTTTTCTTTGTGGATGTAACGATTGCGCATCCCATCGCCATGGTCGCGTTTTTATTGCTGACCTGTCTCAGTTTTGCCTTGCTGGGTTTTATCATCGGGATCTGGGCGGGCAATTTTGAGCAGCTGCAACTCGTGCCTCTGCTCATCGTGACGCCTTTGGTTTTCCTTGGGGGGTCGTTCTATTCAATTTCGATGTTGCCGCCGGTCTGGCAAACAATTTCGTTTTTCAACCCTGTCGTTTACCTGATCTCAGGCTTTCGCTGGGCATTCTTTGGCACGGCAGATGTACCGATTTTTCTGTCGCTCTGCGCGATCGCAGGATTCACCGGTATCTGCATGCTGGTCATCTGGTGGATTTTCAAAACCGGCTGGCGCATTCGTCAATAA
- a CDS encoding ABC transporter ATP-binding protein: MEPILDISDLRKSYADGFEALKGVSLQIEAGEIIALLGPNGAGKTTLISTICGITTATSGSVTVGGHDILRDYRAARAMIGLVPQEINLEPFEKVINTVRFSRGLFGKPPDEAALERILRQLSLWDKRNNQIRELSGGMKRRVLIAKALSHEPRLLFLDEPTAGVDVELRKDMWDVVNELKANGVTIVLTTHYIEEAEAIADRVGVIAKGELLLVEDKASLMARMGQKQLDVQLSKPLDDVPSALAKYDLTLCDNNQTLTYSYDTRAERTGITKLLSDVSAAGLVLRDVVTRQSSLEDIFVGLVHEEQEDQA; this comes from the coding sequence ATGGAACCAATTCTCGACATTTCAGACCTGCGCAAATCCTATGCAGACGGATTTGAAGCTCTCAAGGGCGTGAGCTTGCAGATCGAAGCCGGGGAGATCATTGCGCTGCTGGGACCAAATGGGGCCGGCAAGACGACCCTGATTTCGACGATTTGCGGTATCACCACTGCCACGTCCGGATCTGTCACGGTCGGGGGGCACGATATTCTGCGCGACTACCGCGCGGCGCGTGCGATGATCGGGTTGGTGCCCCAAGAGATCAATCTCGAACCTTTCGAGAAAGTGATCAACACGGTGCGGTTCTCGCGCGGGCTTTTTGGAAAACCGCCGGATGAAGCCGCCCTTGAGCGCATTTTGCGGCAACTCTCACTATGGGACAAACGCAACAATCAGATCCGCGAATTGTCAGGTGGCATGAAGCGACGCGTCCTGATTGCAAAGGCTTTGAGCCATGAGCCGCGTTTGCTGTTTCTGGATGAGCCAACCGCTGGTGTGGATGTCGAACTGCGCAAGGACATGTGGGACGTGGTGAACGAGTTGAAGGCCAATGGTGTCACGATCGTGCTGACCACCCATTACATCGAAGAAGCCGAAGCCATTGCCGATCGGGTGGGTGTGATCGCCAAGGGCGAATTGTTATTGGTTGAGGACAAGGCCAGTCTGATGGCGCGCATGGGGCAAAAGCAACTGGATGTGCAATTGTCCAAGCCGCTCGATGACGTCCCGTCGGCCTTGGCCAAATACGACCTGACGCTGTGTGATAACAACCAGACCCTGACCTATAGCTATGACACCCGCGCCGAGCGTACAGGCATAACCAAGCTGTTGTCTGATGTCTCCGCGGCGGGACTTGTCTTGCGCGATGTGGTCACCCGGCAGAGCAGCCTTGAGGATATTTTCGTCGGTCTCGTGCATGAAGAGCAGGAGGATCAAGCATGA
- a CDS encoding carbon monoxide dehydrogenase subunit G has translation MQMSDTRQIAASPAEVYAALLSPEVLEACVPGAQGVTGSAEEGFEATVVQKVGPVKATFKGAVTLSDMVPNEALTITGEGKGGAAGFAKGGAEVRLVAKDGGTELSYDVEAKVGGKLAQLGSRIIDGFAKKMAEQFFSNLQNTIEGPASDDEAPGEDAPEEEKKGWLKRLTGKS, from the coding sequence ATGCAAATGTCAGATACCCGCCAGATTGCCGCAAGTCCCGCAGAGGTCTATGCCGCCTTGCTGAGCCCGGAGGTTTTGGAAGCCTGCGTGCCGGGTGCGCAGGGGGTGACCGGATCCGCCGAAGAAGGGTTCGAGGCAACCGTTGTGCAAAAGGTCGGACCGGTAAAAGCGACATTCAAAGGGGCCGTGACCCTGTCGGATATGGTGCCCAATGAGGCCCTGACAATAACAGGCGAGGGCAAGGGTGGTGCGGCAGGCTTTGCCAAGGGTGGTGCGGAAGTGCGCCTCGTGGCCAAAGACGGCGGGACAGAATTGTCCTATGATGTCGAGGCCAAGGTCGGCGGAAAACTTGCACAGCTCGGCAGCCGGATCATTGATGGCTTTGCCAAGAAGATGGCGGAGCAGTTTTTTTCGAACCTGCAAAACACAATCGAGGGGCCTGCAAGCGATGACGAAGCCCCTGGTGAGGATGCCCCTGAAGAAGAAAAGAAGGGGTGGTTGAAGCGTCTGACCGGGAAATCCTGA
- a CDS encoding DMT family transporter codes for MTAHPQNRATLGILFVVAGVFAISINDMLIKQLSGGYPLHEIVFLRSGIGIIFSLIMVQMEGGWRILKTRRPFLHVMRGLLIVISNMSYFVALAAIPLADATALFFAAPLFITVLSIPILGEKVGIMRMSAVLVGFAGVIIMQRPWADTSTLQASRLVLLLPVLAALTYALNQLMTRKLGVESKASALSVYIQAVFIVVSVGFYLVAGDGRFAEGLDNPSLQFLLRAWVWPASADWWVIAGLGANSAIIGYCLSQAYRMADAASVAPFEYVGLPLAVLWGWVVFAELPVWEVWAGIILILGSGLFVFLRERQKARIVARAPVGRR; via the coding sequence ATGACCGCTCACCCGCAAAATCGCGCAACGCTTGGCATCCTGTTTGTGGTGGCCGGAGTCTTTGCCATTTCAATCAATGACATGCTGATCAAACAACTGTCGGGCGGGTACCCCTTGCATGAAATTGTCTTTCTGCGCTCAGGCATCGGCATCATTTTTTCGCTGATCATGGTGCAAATGGAGGGCGGTTGGCGCATCCTCAAAACCCGAAGACCCTTTTTACATGTCATGCGCGGACTGCTGATTGTGATCTCCAACATGAGCTATTTCGTGGCGCTTGCCGCGATCCCGCTCGCGGATGCCACCGCCCTGTTTTTCGCAGCTCCCCTGTTCATCACCGTCCTGTCCATCCCGATCTTGGGTGAAAAAGTCGGGATCATGCGGATGAGCGCCGTGCTGGTCGGGTTCGCGGGCGTCATTATCATGCAACGCCCCTGGGCCGACACCAGCACTCTGCAAGCCTCGCGACTGGTCCTGTTGCTGCCGGTTCTGGCGGCCCTGACGTATGCGCTCAATCAACTCATGACGCGCAAACTCGGCGTCGAAAGCAAGGCCTCTGCCTTGTCTGTCTATATTCAGGCGGTGTTCATCGTGGTCTCTGTCGGGTTTTATCTGGTTGCTGGAGATGGACGTTTTGCGGAGGGATTGGACAACCCTTCCTTGCAATTCCTGTTGCGCGCGTGGGTCTGGCCTGCCTCTGCTGATTGGTGGGTCATAGCGGGTCTGGGCGCAAATTCGGCTATCATCGGCTATTGCCTCAGCCAGGCTTACCGCATGGCTGACGCGGCATCTGTGGCCCCTTTCGAATATGTGGGCCTGCCCCTGGCTGTGTTATGGGGATGGGTGGTTTTTGCGGAGTTGCCGGTCTGGGAGGTCTGGGCCGGGATCATACTGATCCTTGGATCCGGGCTGTTTGTCTTCCTGCGCGAACGTCAAAAAGCCAGAATTGTGGCCCGCGCACCCGTAGGTCGCAGGTAA
- a CDS encoding NADPH:quinone oxidoreductase family protein, translating into MRAMQVTELGQPLSLRDIPTPTAGTGQVVVKVHTCGLNFGDLLIIKGTYQEKPQVPFTLGMELCGTVTEIGEGVSTFKVGQRIAAYCGFDALAEYAAIAANICVPIPDEMTDADAAAFLIAYGTSHVALDYKAHLKPGERLLVLGASGGIGLTAVELGKLMGAEIIAVARGEEKLAVAKSMGADHLINSETDDIRERVKSLGGADVVYDPIGGDQFKAALRACRPEARLIPLGFASGEVPQIPANHLLVKNLTVIGFYWGGYTRVNPKVLTDSFEVLTQWYVQGKIKPHVSHILPLEQANEALDLLKTRKATGKVVVQID; encoded by the coding sequence ATGCGGGCAATGCAAGTAACAGAACTCGGCCAACCGTTGAGCCTTCGCGATATCCCGACGCCGACAGCAGGCACAGGTCAGGTGGTGGTCAAGGTGCATACCTGCGGTTTGAATTTTGGCGATTTGCTGATCATCAAAGGCACGTATCAGGAAAAACCACAGGTGCCCTTTACGCTGGGTATGGAGCTTTGCGGCACAGTGACCGAGATTGGCGAGGGTGTAAGCACGTTCAAAGTCGGACAACGCATTGCGGCTTATTGCGGGTTTGACGCGTTGGCGGAATATGCAGCAATTGCGGCCAATATCTGTGTGCCCATTCCAGATGAGATGACCGACGCGGATGCAGCCGCCTTTTTGATCGCCTATGGGACCAGCCATGTGGCGCTGGATTACAAGGCGCATTTGAAACCAGGTGAAAGGCTGCTGGTCTTGGGCGCTTCCGGGGGCATCGGGTTGACGGCCGTTGAATTGGGAAAACTGATGGGGGCCGAAATCATCGCCGTGGCGCGCGGTGAGGAAAAGCTCGCCGTGGCCAAATCCATGGGGGCGGATCACCTGATCAACTCGGAAACCGATGACATCCGGGAGCGTGTCAAATCGCTTGGCGGTGCAGATGTGGTCTATGATCCGATTGGCGGTGATCAATTCAAGGCAGCCCTGCGCGCCTGCCGACCGGAGGCTCGGTTGATCCCTCTGGGGTTTGCCTCAGGGGAGGTGCCGCAAATCCCGGCAAACCATCTGTTGGTCAAGAACCTGACAGTGATCGGGTTTTACTGGGGCGGCTATACCCGGGTGAATCCCAAGGTGCTGACGGATAGTTTCGAGGTTCTGACGCAATGGTATGTTCAGGGGAAAATCAAACCGCATGTCAGCCACATCTTGCCGCTTGAGCAGGCAAATGAAGCGTTGGATCTGCTGAAAACCCGCAAGGCCACAGGGAAGGTCGTTGTTCAAATTGATTGA